A region from the Candidatus Polarisedimenticolaceae bacterium genome encodes:
- the trxB gene encoding thioredoxin-disulfide reductase produces the protein MEVHDVVILGSGPAGLTAALYAARANLKPVVVEGLLAGGQLMATTEVENYPGFPEGIQGPELMERFRRQVERFGTTFVPGDAVRVDFSSRPFGVWTEDRELRSRAVIVATGASPRTLDIPGEKELSGRGVSYCATCDGFFFRDKEIVVVGGGDTAMEEALFLTRYGSRVTVVHRRDAFRASRIMADRVKAHPKVEILWDSAVEEVLAEDGRVAKIRVRNLKTGAVTERPCGGFFVAIGHTPNTKLFETILPTDSAGYLSIEGNSSYTNVDGVFAAGDVHDHVYRQAVTAAGAGCRAAIDVERWLAAQK, from the coding sequence TTGGAAGTCCACGACGTCGTCATCCTCGGATCCGGCCCCGCCGGTCTCACCGCCGCGCTTTATGCCGCCCGCGCGAACCTGAAGCCGGTCGTCGTCGAGGGGCTGCTCGCCGGCGGCCAGCTGATGGCCACGACCGAGGTCGAGAACTACCCCGGCTTCCCCGAGGGGATCCAGGGCCCCGAGCTGATGGAGCGGTTCCGCAGACAGGTCGAGCGTTTCGGCACGACGTTCGTCCCCGGCGACGCCGTCCGGGTCGACTTCTCCTCGCGGCCGTTCGGCGTCTGGACCGAGGACCGCGAGCTGCGCTCCCGTGCGGTGATCGTCGCCACCGGCGCCTCCCCTCGCACCCTCGACATCCCCGGGGAGAAGGAGCTCTCGGGGCGCGGCGTCTCCTACTGCGCGACCTGCGACGGCTTCTTCTTCCGCGACAAGGAGATCGTCGTCGTCGGGGGCGGGGACACGGCGATGGAGGAGGCGTTGTTCCTCACCCGTTACGGCTCGCGGGTGACCGTCGTCCACCGACGCGACGCCTTCCGCGCCTCGAGGATCATGGCCGACCGCGTGAAGGCGCACCCCAAGGTGGAGATCCTCTGGGACTCCGCCGTCGAGGAGGTCCTCGCCGAGGACGGGAGGGTCGCGAAGATCCGCGTGAGGAACCTCAAGACGGGGGCGGTCACCGAGCGTCCGTGCGGCGGGTTCTTCGTCGCGATCGGCCACACGCCGAACACGAAGCTTTTCGAGACGATCCTCCCGACGGACTCCGCGGGCTACCTCTCGATCGAGGGGAACTCGTCGTACACGAACGTCGACGGCGTCTTCGCCGCGGGAGACGTGCACGACCACGTCTACCGCCAGGCGGTCACCGCCGCGGGCGCGGGCTGCCGCGCCGCGATCGACGTCGAGCGCTGGCTGGCCGCGCAGAAGTAA
- the glgC gene encoding glucose-1-phosphate adenylyltransferase: MNDRRKVLLGDTLAIVLAGGQGERLYPLTRDRGKPAVPFGGIYRIIDFTLSNCLNSGLRKIYVLVQYKSGSLERHIAIGWASILSHELDEWIHTVPPMLRVGQRWYQGTADAVYQNVYLLEQERPRRVVILSGDHVYKMDYRQIVDRHEERGALASVGAVEVPLGQASSFGVLEVDDDWRITAFREKPKDPKPVPGKPDVALVNMGVYCFETEGLVRALSADARRDSRHDFGYDILPSLVETGKVFAHSFVDENRKQTLYWRDIGTLDSYFEASMDLVAVDPVFNLYDKAWPIRTAPRQLPPMKTVFAQEEPGGRLGVALDSLVSGGAIVSGGRVERSVLGPEVRVNSYARVHECVLMDGVDVGRHARLKRAIVDKGVRIPPGFVVGEDPEEDRRRFLVTDGGIVVIPREARLE; encoded by the coding sequence GTGAACGATCGGCGGAAGGTCCTACTCGGCGACACCTTGGCCATCGTCCTCGCCGGAGGGCAAGGAGAGCGTCTCTACCCGCTCACGCGCGACCGCGGCAAACCCGCGGTCCCGTTCGGCGGGATCTACCGGATCATCGACTTCACGCTGAGCAACTGCCTGAACTCCGGCCTCCGGAAGATCTACGTCCTGGTCCAGTACAAGTCCGGCAGCCTCGAGCGCCACATCGCCATCGGCTGGGCCTCGATCCTCTCCCACGAGCTGGACGAGTGGATTCACACCGTGCCGCCGATGCTTCGCGTGGGCCAGCGCTGGTATCAGGGGACGGCGGACGCGGTCTACCAGAACGTCTACCTGCTCGAGCAGGAACGCCCGCGCCGGGTCGTGATCCTCTCCGGCGACCATGTCTACAAGATGGACTACCGGCAGATCGTGGACCGGCACGAGGAGCGCGGGGCGCTCGCGAGCGTCGGCGCCGTCGAGGTGCCCCTCGGGCAGGCTTCGTCGTTCGGCGTCCTCGAGGTCGACGACGACTGGCGGATCACCGCCTTCCGGGAGAAGCCGAAGGACCCGAAGCCGGTCCCCGGGAAACCCGACGTGGCCCTCGTCAACATGGGGGTCTACTGCTTCGAGACGGAGGGACTCGTGCGCGCGCTCTCGGCCGACGCGCGACGGGACAGCCGTCACGACTTCGGGTACGACATCCTTCCTTCCCTCGTCGAGACCGGAAAGGTCTTCGCCCATTCGTTCGTGGACGAGAACCGGAAGCAGACCCTGTACTGGCGCGACATCGGAACGCTCGACTCGTACTTCGAGGCGAGCATGGACCTCGTCGCCGTCGACCCGGTGTTCAACCTCTACGACAAGGCGTGGCCGATCCGCACCGCCCCGCGGCAGCTCCCCCCCATGAAGACCGTGTTCGCCCAGGAGGAGCCCGGCGGGCGCCTGGGGGTCGCGCTGGACTCCCTGGTCAGCGGCGGGGCGATCGTCAGCGGCGGGCGGGTGGAGCGGTCGGTCCTGGGCCCGGAAGTCCGCGTCAATTCCTACGCCCGGGTGCACGAATGCGTGCTCATGGACGGGGTGGACGTCGGCCGGCACGCCCGGCTGAAACGCGCGATCGTCGATAAAGGGGTGAGGATCCCTCCGGGCTTCGTCGTCGGCGAGGACCCGGAGGAGGACCGCCGCCGCTTTCTCGTCACCGACGGCGGGATCGTCGTGATCCCGCGCGAGGCCCGACTCGAGTAA
- a CDS encoding response regulator, whose amino-acid sequence MSRILVVEDEPSLRMLYRSDLSEDGHEVATASNAQEALAQLEEVRPDLVVLDIRMPGMDGLDAMSRILERNPRTAVVLNSAFSCYKENFLSWAADAYVVKSSDTTELRETVRRVLAERERASA is encoded by the coding sequence ATGTCGAGGATCCTGGTCGTTGAGGACGAGCCCTCCCTGCGGATGCTCTACCGGAGCGACCTCTCCGAGGACGGCCACGAGGTGGCGACCGCGTCGAACGCGCAGGAGGCGCTCGCGCAGCTCGAGGAGGTGCGCCCCGATCTCGTCGTGCTCGACATCCGGATGCCGGGAATGGACGGGCTCGACGCGATGAGCCGCATCCTCGAGCGCAACCCGCGGACCGCCGTCGTGCTGAACTCCGCCTTTTCGTGCTACAAGGAGAACTTCCTCAGCTGGGCCGCGGACGCCTACGTCGTGAAATCCTCGGACACGACGGAGCTGCGCGAGACGGTGCGCCGGGTGCTGGCGGAGCGGGAGCGCGCGTCGGCGTGA